One region of Polaribacter pectinis genomic DNA includes:
- the hutH gene encoding histidine ammonia-lyase: MSTFHYIDNSALDLSKIQEIISLDKKIALSDSAIQKIEKCRAFLDEKTKSISKPIYGINTGFGALYNVKIKGENLQKLQENLVMSHACGTGDEVPKEIVKLMILFKIQALSYGHSGVQLATVNRLIDFYNNDIIPVVFTQGSLGASGDLSPLAHLSLPLIGLGKVSYKGEIMASEKLLKLFSWNKINLQSKEGLALLNGTQFMSAYGIYNLLKAHKLSYLSDLIGTISLEGFDGRIEPFNELIHFARPHNGQIKTAQRIKDFLVESELISQEKQHVQDPYSFRCMPQVHGATKDTIRFVTNTFLTEINSVTDNPNIFVDEDEIISGGNFHGQPLALGLDFLAIALSELGNISERRTYQLVSGHRHLPPFLVTNPGLNSGFMIPQYTAASIVSQNKQYATPASVDSIESSNGQEDHVSMGANAATKCKKIVDNLQTILAIELFTASQALSFGNGKSSPFLESIITMFRQEVSIVEEDRVMHTDIMNASEFITSLEIDSLELFG, translated from the coding sequence ATGAGCACATTTCATTACATAGATAATTCGGCTTTAGATTTATCTAAAATTCAAGAAATTATCTCTTTAGATAAAAAAATAGCATTGTCAGATTCTGCAATTCAGAAAATTGAAAAATGCAGAGCTTTTTTAGATGAAAAAACGAAATCGATTTCGAAGCCTATTTACGGAATTAATACAGGTTTTGGTGCACTTTATAATGTGAAGATTAAAGGTGAAAATTTACAAAAACTACAAGAGAATTTAGTAATGAGTCATGCTTGTGGAACTGGTGATGAAGTGCCAAAAGAGATTGTAAAGCTTATGATTTTGTTTAAAATACAAGCATTAAGTTATGGGCATTCTGGTGTGCAATTGGCAACTGTAAACAGATTGATAGACTTTTATAATAATGATATTATTCCTGTTGTTTTTACCCAAGGTTCTTTGGGTGCTTCTGGAGATCTATCGCCTTTGGCACATTTATCTTTACCATTAATTGGTTTAGGAAAAGTGTCTTATAAAGGAGAAATAATGGCATCAGAAAAATTATTAAAACTTTTTTCTTGGAACAAAATAAATCTACAATCTAAAGAAGGTTTGGCTTTGTTAAATGGAACGCAGTTTATGTCTGCTTACGGAATTTACAATTTACTAAAAGCGCATAAACTATCTTACCTGTCAGACTTAATTGGTACCATTTCTTTAGAAGGTTTTGATGGTAGAATTGAGCCTTTTAATGAATTGATTCATTTTGCAAGGCCACATAATGGACAAATAAAAACAGCACAAAGAATTAAAGATTTTTTGGTGGAAAGTGAGTTGATTTCTCAAGAAAAACAGCATGTACAAGACCCATATTCTTTTAGATGTATGCCACAAGTTCATGGAGCAACAAAAGACACCATAAGGTTTGTTACAAACACTTTTTTAACGGAAATAAATTCTGTTACAGACAACCCTAATATTTTTGTAGATGAAGATGAGATTATTTCTGGAGGAAATTTTCATGGTCAACCTTTGGCTTTAGGACTAGATTTTTTAGCAATTGCGTTGTCAGAATTAGGAAACATTTCTGAAAGAAGAACTTACCAATTAGTTTCTGGACATAGACATTTACCTCCATTTTTGGTTACTAACCCTGGTTTAAACTCTGGGTTTATGATTCCACAATATACTGCAGCAAGTATTGTAAGTCAGAATAAGCAATATGCAACTCCTGCAAGTGTAGATTCTATAGAATCTAGTAACGGACAAGAAGATCATGTTTCTATGGGCGCAAATGCAGCTACAAAATGTAAAAAAATAGTAGATAATTTACAGACTATTTTAGCTATTGAATTGTTTACAGCCTCACAAGCATTAAGTTTTGGAAACGGAAAAAGTTCTCCATTTTTAGAATCTATAATAACAATGTTTAGACAAGAAGTTTCTATTGTAGAAGAAGACAGAGTAATGCATACTGATATTATGAACGCTTCTGAATTTATTACATCTTTAGAAATTGATAGTTTAGAGTTGTTTGGGTAG
- a CDS encoding acetyl-CoA carboxylase carboxyltransferase subunit alpha — protein sequence MEYLDFEMPIKELQDQLEKCEIIGEESEVDVTATCKKIEKKLEKARKDIYKNLTPWQRVQLSRHPNRPYTLDYIRAICGDTFMELHGDRNVKDDKAMIGGLGKIGDQSFMFIGQQKGYNTKTRQLRNFGMANPEGYRKALRLMKMAEKFRIPVVTLLDTPGAYPGLEAEERGQGEAIARNIFEMTRLKTPIITVVIGEGASGGALGIGVGDRVYMMENTWYTVISPESCSSILWRSWEFKEQAAAALKLTGTDMKKLKLIDGIIQEPVGGAHSNRDGAFKAVENQIIAAFDELKDLSDADLVSKRMDKYAEMGVYKE from the coding sequence ATGGAATATTTAGATTTTGAAATGCCCATTAAAGAACTTCAAGACCAACTTGAAAAATGTGAAATTATTGGGGAAGAAAGCGAAGTAGATGTTACTGCTACTTGTAAAAAAATAGAAAAAAAGCTAGAAAAAGCCAGAAAAGATATTTACAAAAACCTTACACCTTGGCAAAGAGTTCAATTGTCTAGACACCCAAATAGGCCTTATACTTTAGATTATATAAGAGCTATTTGCGGAGATACTTTTATGGAACTTCATGGAGATAGAAATGTAAAAGATGATAAAGCCATGATTGGTGGTTTGGGTAAAATTGGAGATCAATCTTTTATGTTTATTGGTCAACAAAAAGGATACAATACAAAAACTCGTCAGTTAAGAAACTTTGGGATGGCAAATCCTGAAGGTTATAGAAAAGCTTTACGTTTAATGAAAATGGCAGAAAAATTTAGAATTCCTGTTGTTACTTTATTAGATACACCTGGTGCATATCCTGGTTTAGAAGCAGAAGAACGTGGACAAGGAGAAGCAATTGCAAGAAATATTTTTGAAATGACTCGCTTAAAAACACCTATAATTACAGTTGTAATTGGTGAAGGAGCTTCTGGTGGAGCTTTAGGAATAGGAGTTGGAGATAGAGTTTATATGATGGAAAATACTTGGTATACCGTTATTTCTCCAGAATCTTGTTCTTCTATTTTATGGAGAAGTTGGGAGTTTAAAGAACAAGCTGCAGCCGCATTAAAATTAACTGGTACAGATATGAAAAAACTGAAGTTAATTGATGGAATTATACAAGAGCCAGTTGGTGGAGCACATTCTAATAGAGATGGAGCTTTTAAGGCTGTAGAAAATCAAATTATTGCTGCTTTTGATGAATTAAAAGATTTGTCTGATGCAGATTTAGTTTCAAAAAGAATGGATAAGTACGCAGAAATGGGTGTTTATAAAGAGTAA
- a CDS encoding SUMF1/EgtB/PvdO family nonheme iron enzyme, whose product MKLFTLISFFLLLTFSSTAQSSLAKIEYSYAEEAYRAKNYAKTIKHLEEVKSLLGGETNGLVMYLEVMSRNHQRVSLYQILQQSVGTNLDGSFGSESDLQNVNLINKAKNGDTQAKFNVIIALTREQYKKQGLKFNEDMLKNQIFVKHVNKIADTMNFERIKQATDLVTKGNEESINTWLASNVKIDNLCNIYLKNFENEVPLEKLKQVYEIKKEIRPFIENNDLITEAWTLIKDKKYEAAYTKFSELNSKGLDNKIVLDKLKPVIAKNKKDAESLKLQQETLKSIEENMVLVKGSLSVSESIDPEGNTVLKSIPDLYVSKYELTQLDYWAIIETDRLRVSTCKECPITFTKRSYIDTYIKKLNELTGKKYRLPTKAEWFWFATGGRETTDEKRGINKEKADNIEKYAWFKKNSSERRQKVGLKEPNELGLFDIWGNLSEYTKTNAVGGAYNTVKKYFSSGDDYKILFDINNEDRVLNKRFNLSLTGGNDEDKKIGIRLVRDLD is encoded by the coding sequence ATGAAATTATTTACCCTAATTAGCTTTTTCTTATTACTTACATTTTCCTCTACAGCCCAAAGCTCTCTAGCTAAAATAGAATATAGCTATGCAGAAGAAGCATACCGTGCTAAAAACTATGCAAAAACTATAAAACATTTAGAAGAAGTAAAATCTTTACTTGGTGGCGAAACCAATGGTTTAGTTATGTATTTAGAAGTCATGTCTCGTAATCACCAACGTGTTTCTTTATATCAAATTTTACAACAATCTGTAGGTACAAATTTAGATGGTTCTTTTGGTAGCGAATCAGATTTACAAAATGTAAATCTAATAAACAAAGCTAAAAATGGAGATACTCAAGCTAAATTTAATGTCATTATTGCACTTACAAGAGAGCAATATAAAAAACAGGGCTTAAAGTTTAATGAAGATATGCTAAAGAACCAAATATTTGTAAAGCATGTAAATAAAATTGCAGATACTATGAATTTCGAGCGCATAAAACAAGCTACAGACTTGGTTACAAAAGGCAATGAAGAATCTATAAATACATGGTTAGCGTCAAATGTTAAAATTGATAATTTGTGTAATATCTATTTAAAAAACTTCGAAAATGAGGTTCCTTTAGAAAAACTAAAACAAGTTTATGAAATCAAAAAGGAGATTCGTCCGTTTATAGAAAATAACGATTTAATTACTGAAGCTTGGACATTAATAAAGGACAAAAAATACGAAGCTGCTTACACAAAATTTAGCGAATTAAATTCTAAAGGGTTAGATAACAAAATAGTTTTAGATAAACTGAAACCTGTAATTGCCAAAAACAAAAAAGATGCAGAATCTTTAAAACTACAACAAGAAACCTTAAAAAGTATCGAAGAAAATATGGTTTTGGTAAAAGGTTCTTTAAGTGTTTCTGAATCTATAGACCCAGAAGGAAACACCGTTTTAAAATCTATTCCAGATTTATATGTAAGTAAATACGAGTTAACACAATTAGATTATTGGGCTATAATAGAAACAGATAGATTAAGAGTTTCTACCTGTAAAGAATGCCCTATAACATTTACTAAAAGAAGTTATATTGATACTTATATTAAAAAATTAAACGAATTAACTGGTAAAAAATATAGACTACCAACCAAAGCAGAATGGTTTTGGTTTGCTACAGGAGGAAGAGAAACTACCGATGAAAAAAGAGGTATAAATAAAGAAAAAGCAGATAACATAGAAAAATATGCTTGGTTTAAGAAAAACAGTAGCGAAAGAAGACAAAAAGTAGGTTTAAAAGAACCTAACGAGTTAGGCTTGTTTGATATTTGGGGTAATTTATCTGAATACACTAAAACCAATGCCGTTGGTGGTGCATACAACACAGTAAAAAAATACTTTAGTTCTGGAGATGACTACAAAATATTATTTGATATAAATAACGAAGATAGAGTCTTAAATAAAAGGTTTAATTTAAGTCTTACTGGCGGAAATGATGAAGACAAAAAAATAGGAATTCGTTTGGTTAGAGATTTAGATTAA
- a CDS encoding TlpA family protein disulfide reductase encodes MKKLSLIFLTLLVAFSCTKEHSKDYLTLSGKIDNNKDSIISIFGRSGLLKTIKINNDGSFKDTLNVDKGEIYTLQTSQTKRVPIFLKNGFNLSINADDSKDDIMSDLKISGEGSSNTNFIVAQINKSRNLGNPQLILNLEKEAFDKKLASIKGEYDSILNSYANIDSSIVEMANQQTKQLVNYFESTYSNNLTMGRGKPSPKFEEYVDFSGGKKSLDSFKGKYVYIDVWATWCGPCIREIPSLKKLEKEYHNKNIEFISISTDEARRNGNSWEAAEKKWRNFVKEKELSGVQLWSGQDYSFQRAYQINGIPRFILVDPQGNIVEANAPRPSDPRLKTLFTSLGL; translated from the coding sequence ATGAAAAAATTAAGCTTAATATTTTTAACTCTTTTAGTAGCTTTTTCTTGTACCAAAGAACACTCTAAAGACTATTTAACACTTTCTGGTAAAATTGATAATAATAAAGATTCTATTATTAGTATTTTCGGAAGAAGTGGTTTACTAAAAACCATTAAAATAAATAACGATGGTAGTTTTAAAGACACCTTAAATGTAGATAAAGGAGAAATCTATACACTACAAACAAGTCAAACTAAAAGAGTACCTATTTTTTTAAAAAATGGTTTTAACCTATCTATAAATGCAGATGATAGTAAAGATGATATTATGTCTGACCTTAAAATTTCTGGAGAAGGATCTTCTAACACTAACTTTATTGTTGCACAAATAAATAAAAGTAGAAATTTAGGAAATCCGCAATTAATTTTAAATTTAGAAAAGGAAGCTTTTGACAAAAAATTAGCTAGTATTAAAGGGGAATATGATAGCATATTAAATTCTTATGCAAATATTGATAGTTCTATTGTTGAAATGGCAAACCAACAAACAAAACAATTAGTTAATTATTTTGAAAGCACATATTCGAATAATTTAACAATGGGAAGAGGAAAACCTTCTCCTAAATTTGAAGAATATGTAGATTTTAGTGGTGGAAAAAAATCGCTGGATTCATTTAAAGGTAAATACGTTTATATAGATGTTTGGGCAACTTGGTGTGGGCCTTGTATTAGAGAAATTCCGTCTTTAAAGAAATTAGAGAAAGAATATCATAATAAAAATATAGAATTTATAAGTATTTCTACAGATGAAGCTAGAAGGAACGGAAATTCTTGGGAAGCAGCAGAAAAAAAATGGAGAAATTTTGTGAAAGAAAAAGAATTGTCTGGAGTTCAATTATGGTCTGGACAAGATTATTCTTTTCAAAGAGCTTATCAAATAAACGGAATTCCAAGGTTTATTTTAGTTGATCCACAAGGTAATATAGTTGAAGCAAATGCACCAAGACCTTCTGACCCAAGATTAAAAACTTTATTTACATCTTTAGGATTATAG
- a CDS encoding ATP-dependent Clp protease ATP-binding subunit, which produces MDDNFSPKVRDVITFSKEEALRLGHEFIGTEHLLLGLIRKGEGKAIEILTAFDVDLVLLRKKLEQLNPANPTFNEASEKKSLHLTRQAEKALKTTFLEAKLYQSESIDTAHLLLCVLRNENDPTTKLIHKYHVNYDEAKALYKQLHVDDLDLPTNPIAETPSDDEFASEKSNPFEQPQKGKSVKKSKTPVLDNFGRDLTHLAELGKLDPVVGRQKEIERVSQILSRRKKNNPMLIGEPGVGKSAIAEGLALRIVERKVSRILFDKRLVSLDLASLVAGTKYRGQFEERMKALMNELEKNDDIILFIDEIHTIVGAGGATGSLDASNMLKPALARGEIQCIGATTLDEFRTNIEKDGALERRFQKVIVDPTSVEETIQILQNIKGKYEEHHHVNYTDDALEACVKLTNRYMTDRYLPDKAIDALDEAGSRIHITNIVVPKQVLELESQLEIIRDQKTKAVNGQKYEEAAKLRDDEKNMEAALDSAQKQWEDDSKLNREIVTEDNVAEVVSMMTGIPVNRVAEAESHRLHELPDLIKGKVIGQDVAVTKVVKAIQRNRVGLKDPNKPIGSFIFLGQTGVGKTQLAKVLARELFDSDDSLIRIDMSEYMEKFAISRLIGAPPGYVGYEEGGQLTEKVRRKPYSVILLDEIEKAHPDVFNMLLQILDDGHITDSLGRKIDFRNTIIIMTSNIGARQLKDFGGGVGFGTATKAAQADEHAKSVIEGALKKSFAPEFLNRIDDVIVFNALEREDIHSIIDIELDKLLNRISDLGYTLELSEKAKDYIADKGFDKKYGARPLKRAIQKYIEDALAEEIVNSKLSEGDTISMDLDDEKNELTIKIEKGEKKPETRTETES; this is translated from the coding sequence ATGGACGATAATTTTTCACCAAAAGTTAGAGATGTAATTACTTTCAGTAAAGAAGAAGCACTACGTTTAGGGCATGAATTTATTGGAACAGAGCATCTTCTATTAGGTTTAATTAGAAAAGGAGAAGGAAAAGCAATAGAGATATTAACAGCGTTTGATGTCGATTTAGTATTGTTACGCAAAAAACTAGAACAACTTAATCCTGCAAACCCAACCTTTAATGAAGCCTCAGAAAAGAAGAGTTTACACCTAACTAGACAAGCAGAAAAGGCTCTAAAAACTACATTTTTAGAAGCTAAATTATATCAAAGTGAATCTATAGACACTGCTCATTTATTGTTGTGCGTTTTAAGAAATGAAAACGACCCAACAACTAAATTAATTCATAAATACCATGTAAATTACGATGAAGCAAAAGCTTTATATAAACAATTACATGTAGATGATCTAGACTTACCAACAAACCCAATTGCAGAAACTCCTTCTGATGATGAATTTGCATCAGAAAAGTCAAACCCTTTTGAGCAACCTCAAAAAGGAAAATCTGTTAAAAAATCTAAAACACCTGTTTTAGATAATTTTGGGCGCGATTTAACACACCTTGCTGAATTAGGTAAGTTAGACCCTGTTGTTGGTAGACAAAAAGAAATAGAGCGTGTTTCTCAAATTTTAAGTAGACGTAAGAAAAACAACCCGATGTTAATTGGAGAACCTGGTGTTGGTAAATCTGCCATTGCTGAAGGTTTAGCTTTAAGAATTGTGGAACGTAAAGTTTCTAGAATCCTGTTTGACAAAAGATTAGTTTCTCTAGATTTAGCAAGCCTGGTTGCAGGTACAAAATATCGTGGTCAGTTTGAGGAGCGTATGAAAGCCTTAATGAATGAATTGGAAAAGAACGATGACATTATTCTTTTTATTGATGAAATTCATACTATAGTTGGTGCTGGTGGAGCAACTGGTTCATTAGATGCTTCTAACATGTTAAAACCTGCATTGGCAAGAGGAGAAATACAATGTATTGGTGCAACAACTTTGGATGAATTTAGAACAAATATCGAGAAAGATGGCGCATTAGAACGTCGTTTTCAAAAGGTAATTGTAGACCCAACTTCTGTTGAAGAAACGATTCAAATTTTACAAAATATTAAAGGTAAATATGAAGAACATCATCATGTAAATTATACAGACGATGCTTTAGAAGCTTGTGTAAAATTAACCAATAGATACATGACAGACAGATACTTGCCAGACAAAGCAATTGATGCTTTAGATGAAGCAGGTTCTAGAATTCATATCACAAATATTGTAGTTCCTAAACAAGTTTTAGAACTAGAATCGCAATTAGAAATAATTCGTGATCAAAAAACGAAAGCTGTAAACGGACAAAAATACGAGGAAGCTGCCAAATTGCGTGATGACGAAAAAAATATGGAAGCTGCTTTAGATTCTGCTCAAAAACAATGGGAAGATGACTCTAAATTGAATCGTGAAATTGTAACAGAAGATAACGTTGCTGAAGTGGTTTCTATGATGACAGGTATTCCTGTTAATAGAGTTGCAGAAGCAGAAAGCCACAGATTACACGAATTACCAGACCTAATTAAAGGTAAGGTTATTGGTCAAGATGTAGCTGTTACCAAAGTTGTTAAAGCTATTCAAAGAAATAGAGTTGGGTTAAAAGACCCAAATAAGCCAATTGGTTCTTTTATTTTCTTGGGGCAAACAGGTGTTGGTAAAACTCAATTAGCTAAAGTTTTAGCTCGTGAATTATTCGATTCAGACGATTCTTTAATTAGAATTGATATGAGTGAATACATGGAAAAATTTGCTATTTCTCGTTTAATTGGAGCACCTCCAGGTTATGTTGGTTATGAAGAAGGTGGCCAATTAACTGAAAAAGTGAGAAGAAAACCATATTCAGTTATATTATTAGATGAGATTGAAAAAGCACATCCAGATGTATTTAATATGTTGTTACAGATTTTAGATGACGGACATATTACAGACAGTTTAGGTAGAAAAATTGATTTTAGAAATACCATTATTATAATGACTTCTAATATTGGTGCACGTCAATTAAAAGATTTTGGTGGTGGAGTTGGTTTTGGAACTGCTACTAAAGCAGCACAAGCAGACGAACATGCAAAATCTGTTATTGAAGGTGCTTTAAAGAAATCTTTTGCTCCTGAATTTTTAAATAGAATTGATGATGTAATTGTATTTAATGCGTTAGAAAGAGAAGACATACATTCTATTATAGATATTGAATTAGATAAATTATTAAACAGAATTTCTGATTTAGGTTACACATTAGAATTAAGTGAAAAAGCAAAAGACTATATCGCTGATAAAGGTTTTGACAAGAAATATGGTGCAAGACCACTTAAAAGAGCTATTCAAAAATATATAGAAGATGCTTTAGCGGAAGAAATAGTAAATTCTAAACTTTCTGAAGGTGATACCATCTCCATGGATTTAGATGATGAGAAAAATGAGCTCACCATCAAAATTGAAAAAGGAGAAAAAAAGCCTGAAACAAGAACAGAAACTGAGTCTTAA
- a CDS encoding TlpA family protein disulfide reductase produces the protein MKNSWYILSFIIVLFSCQKKEGAKEKKSPVKTEAKSYAIISGTIKNSKEDYFIFLGKHINQRIDLREDGSFLDTLKISVVTTNGIKINKTQIPIYIKNGDNLNITADLNNFPESISYNGIGAIENTYLLAQYMYGLNQGRSSDTSIYQLDQESFNKKIEEYKIGLDSIDGLYQNINPNLLELTKKQNIKSIGFIQNLYKTTKASFKNQREVLKKLVKGVPSPKFTNYENQHGKLVSLDDFKGNYVFIEVWGTWIKEYTENSKILNDFKGKYAHKNIRFITLCADNKASSGTISFAKQKWKNAIEKNNLNGNHLFIGNDRQFLIDYQILTLPRYILIDPKGKIIDAQAPSPIKPELTKLFNTLNLK, from the coding sequence ATGAAGAATAGTTGGTATATCCTTTCTTTTATAATTGTTCTGTTTTCGTGTCAGAAAAAAGAAGGAGCTAAAGAGAAAAAGAGTCCTGTAAAAACGGAAGCTAAATCCTATGCCATTATCTCTGGTACAATTAAAAATAGTAAAGAAGATTATTTTATTTTTTTAGGTAAACATATAAATCAAAGAATCGATTTAAGAGAAGATGGTTCTTTTTTAGATACTTTAAAAATTAGTGTAGTTACCACAAACGGAATTAAAATAAATAAGACTCAAATTCCCATTTACATAAAAAATGGTGATAACCTTAACATTACAGCAGATTTAAATAATTTTCCAGAATCTATTTCTTATAACGGAATTGGTGCTATTGAAAATACTTATTTATTAGCTCAATACATGTACGGTTTAAACCAAGGTAGATCTTCTGACACAAGTATTTACCAACTAGACCAAGAGAGTTTTAACAAAAAAATAGAAGAATATAAAATTGGTTTAGACAGTATAGATGGTTTATACCAAAACATAAATCCTAACTTATTAGAGCTTACAAAAAAACAAAATATAAAATCTATTGGCTTTATTCAAAACTTATATAAAACCACAAAAGCTAGTTTTAAAAATCAAAGAGAAGTTTTAAAAAAATTAGTAAAAGGTGTACCATCTCCTAAATTTACTAATTATGAAAACCAACATGGAAAACTTGTAAGTTTAGACGATTTTAAAGGAAATTATGTTTTTATAGAAGTTTGGGGAACTTGGATAAAAGAGTATACAGAAAACTCAAAAATCTTAAATGATTTTAAGGGAAAATACGCTCATAAAAACATCCGTTTTATAACGCTTTGTGCAGATAATAAAGCCAGTTCTGGTACAATTTCATTTGCAAAACAAAAATGGAAAAACGCTATTGAAAAAAATAATCTTAATGGTAACCATCTTTTTATAGGTAATGATAGACAGTTTTTAATAGATTATCAAATCTTAACTTTACCAAGATATATTCTAATAGATCCAAAAGGTAAAATTATTGATGCACAAGCTCCATCACCAATAAAACCTGAATTAACAAAATTATTCAATACATTAAATTTAAAATAA